A genomic stretch from Prionailurus bengalensis isolate Pbe53 chromosome E2, Fcat_Pben_1.1_paternal_pri, whole genome shotgun sequence includes:
- the ZNF473 gene encoding zinc finger protein 473 isoform X1 — translation MDFTLEDWEQLGLDQGDLFWDTALDNYQNLFLLNPCKPKLTSCPDGGEELEAVVRENPESEGLAPYVSPRGTGDTCTYPLSDMAEVKNCPLARDFLEEGLSQEIMETLSKDGLGNSSLGKAYVGESWLDSLLGDPESLLKSDVVTNKGSPTECRSRELQRDLGPEPLLSMREDSVMRDLPEKSPAKSQEREKDFGCDLDQSQQDPVQGGEKLYKCSECGESFSQSYHLIQHWIVHTKEKPAVHEEYEEGCSQRSCLFVPLTTHTDYKSCARDEGGKTCTQSTHLLWRQKIHTGEEPRKNQDSDPPSSLRLQPAEQQKPCAGDESYKGNEPGEGFSQTSHLTQHQKTHTQKRYECAKCKATFNFSRYLLQHQKTHATKTTSEHQECGKAFGQGMLLAEHQSIHAGEKPYECDQCGRPFRNISTLKVHQRVHSGEKPYKCNECGKSFYRSTHLNEHQRIHTGYRPYKCHQCVKSFSRPSHLIRHQSVHATGKSYCCARCKKTFSHNEYLVQHQKMHAMETLHECQECGERFFCSSTLACHQSVHAREKQALGESGSIVSQDSEWREHPGVGEKHFKCSKCEKTFSCSKYLTQHERVHTRVKPFECDQCGKAFSKSTQLLRHQNIHSRVRPYECGDCGKAFIRSTSLTKHQATHKSEHPFTCNECGKTFSQSAHLSEHQLTHTEEKKLCKYSKCDKALAQGNCLTQHQRTDAGEKSFECDERDKSFHLSPCLSKHQRDHTGEKPHKCSDCEKTFSLGAQLLQHRRVHTGEKPYVCQKCGKAFSQSSCLSVHQRVHTGEKPYVCQECGKAFSQSSCLSVHRRIHTGEKPYVCAECGKAFSQKANLMQHERVHTGEKPYACRVCGKAFGLSAHLSQHQRVHTQEKQ, via the exons ATGGACTTCACCTTGGAGGACTGGGAGCAGCTGGGGCTGGACCAGGGGGACCTGTTCTGGGACACGGCGCTGGACAACTACCAGAACCTTTTCCTGCTGA ACCCCTGCAAACCCAAACTGACCTCCTGTCCAGATGGTGGCGAAGAGCTGGAGGCCGTGGTCAGAGAAAACCCAGAATCAGAGGGCCTTG CTCCTTATGTTTCGCCGCGGGGAACGGGAGACACCTGCACTTACCCTCTCTCGGACATGGCCGAAGTCAAGAACTGCCCTCTGGCACGAGACTTCTTGGAGGAAGGACTCTCCCAGGAGATCATGGAGACTTTGTCCAAGGATGGCCTTGGGAACTCCAGTCTGGGGAAAGCCTATGTAGGTGAGAGTTGGTTAGACAGTTTGCTAGGAGATCCAGAAAGCCTTCTGAAGTCTGACGTTGTTACCAACAAGGGAAGTCCCACAGAATGCAGGAGTCGCGAACTCCAGAGAGACCTCGGTCCTGAGCCCCTCCTTTCCATGAGGGAGGATTCTGTGATGCGTGATCTTCCTGAAAAGAGCCCAGCTAAGTCTCAGGAACGTGAGAAAGACTTTGGCTGCGACTTAGACCAGAGCCAGCAGGATCCTGTCCAGGGAGGCGAGAAACTGTATAAATGTAGTGAATGTGGGGAGAGCTTCAGTCAGAGTTACCATCTCATCCAGCACTGGATTGTTCATACTAAAGAGAAACCGGCTGTGCACGAAGAGTATGAGGAAGGTTGCAGCCAGAGGTCTTGCCTCTTTGTGCCCCTGACAACTCACACAGACTACAAATCCTGTGCGCGTGACGAGGGCGGGAAAACCTGCACTCAGAGCACACACCTTCTGTGGCGTCAGAAAATTCACACTGGAGAAGAACCACGTAAGAATCAAGACAGTGACCCTCCGTCCAGTCTCCGCTTACAGCCTGCTGAGCAGCAGAAGCCCTGTGCAGGTGATGAGTCCTACAAAGGTAACGAGCCTGGCGAGGGTTTCAGCCAAACCTCTCACCTCACCCAGCATCAGAAGACCCACACTCAGAAGCGCTATGAATGTGCCAAATGCAAGGCGACCTTCAACTTCAGCAGATACCTCCTCCAACATCAAAAAACCCATGCTACGAAAACTACCTCTGAGCATCAGGAATGCGGGAAGGCCTTCGGGCAGGGCATGCTGCTCGCTGAACACCAGTCCATTCACGCCGGAGAAAAGCCTTACGAGTGTGATCAGTGTGGGAGGCCCTTCAGGAATATCTCGACCCTAAAGGTCCACCAGAGGGTTCACAGTGGAGAGAAGCCTTACAAATGCAACGAGTGTGGGAAGTCCTTCTACCGGAGCACTCACCTTAACGAACATCAGAGGATTCACACCGGCTACAGGCCCTACAAGTGTCATCAGTGCGTCAAGAGTTTCAGCCGGCCCTCCCACCTGATTCGACACCAGTCTGTTCACGCCACGGGCAAGTCCTACTGCTGCGCCAGATGCAAGAAAACCTTCAGCCATAATGAATACCTTGTTCAACACCAGAAAATGCATGCTATGGAGACCCTCCACGAGTGTCAGGAGTGTGGCGAGCGCTTCTTCTGCAGCTCGACCCTAGCGTGCCACCAGAGTGTTCACGCCAGAGAAAAACAAGCACTTGGCGAGAGCGGGAGTATCGTGAGTCAGGACTCAGAATGGAGAGAACATCCAGGGGTTGGCGAGAAGCACTTTAAGTGTAGCAAATGCGAGAAAACCTTCAGCTGCAGCAAATATCTGACTCAGCACGAGAGGGTTCACACCAGAGTGAAACCCTTTGAGTGTGACCagtgtggaaaagcctttagCAAAAGTACACAGCTCCTTCGACACCAGAACATCCACTCTCGAGTGAGGCCGTATGAATGCGGGGACTGCGGGAAGGCCTTCATCCGCAGCACTTCCCTCACCAAACATCAGGCCACCCACAAGAGTGAGCACCCCTTTACGTGTAATGAATGTGGAAAGACCTTCAGCCAAAGTGCACACCTCTCAGAACATCAGTTAACTCACACTGAGGAGAAGAAACTCTGTAAATATAGCAAGTGTGACAAAGCCCTTGCCCAAGGTAACTGCCTTACTCAGCATCAGAGAACTGACGCTGGAGAGAAGTCCTTTGAGTGTGATGAACGCGACAAATCATTCCATTTGAGTCCGTGCCTTTCTAAGCATCAGAGAGATCACACAGGTGAGAAACCCCACAAATGCAGTGACTGTGAGAAAACCTTCAGCCTGGGTGCTCAACTTCTTCAACACCggagagttcacactggagaaaagccTTATGTTTGTCAGAaatgtgggaaagctttcagcCAGAGCTCATGCCTTTCTGTTCACCAGcgagttcacactggagaaaagccTTATGTTTGtcaggaatgtgggaaagccttcagccaGAGCTCGTGCCTTTCTGTTCACCGGAGGATTCACACCGGGGAGAAGCCTTACGTGTGTGccgaatgtgggaaagccttttcCCAGAAAGCAAATCTGATGCAGCATGAGAGAGTTCACACTGGGGAGAAGCCTTATGCCTGCAGGGTCTGTGGGAAAGCCTTTGGCCTCAGCGCCCATCTCAGTCAGCACCAGAGGGTCCACACCCAAGAGAAACAGTAG
- the ZNF473 gene encoding zinc finger protein 473 isoform X2 produces the protein MDFTLEDWEQLGLDQGDLFWDTALDNYQNLFLLNPCKPKLTSCPDGGEELEAVVRENPESEGLAPYVSPRGTGDTCTYPLSDMAEVKNCPLARDFLEEGLSQEIMETLSKDGLGNSSLGKAYVGESWLDSLLGDPESLLKSDVVTNKGSPTECRSRELQRDLGPEPLLSMREDSVMRDLPEKSPAKSQEREKDFGCDLDQSQQDPVQGGEKLYKCSECGESFSQSYHLIQHWIVHTKEKPAVHEEYEEGCSQRSCLFVPLTTHTDYKSCARDEGGKTCTQSTHLLWRQKIHTGEEPRKNQDSDPPSSLRLQPAEQQKPCAGDESYKGNEPGEGFSQTSHLTQHQKTHTQKRYECAKCKATFNFSRYLLQHQKTHATKTTSEHQECGKAFGQGMLLAEHQSIHAGEKPYECDQCGRPFRNISTLKVHQRVHSGEKPYKCNECGKSFYRSTHLNEHQRIHTGYRPYKCHQCVKSFSRPSHLIRHQSVHATGKSYCCARCKKTFSHNEYLVQHQKMHAMETLHECQECGERFFCSSTLACHQSVHAREKQALGESGSIVSQDSEWREHPGVGEKHFKCSKCEKTFSCSKYLTQHERVHTRVKPFECDQCGKAFSKSTQLLRHQNIHSRVRPYECGDCGKAFIRSTSLTKHQATHKSEHPFTCNECGKTFSQSAHLSEHQLTHTEEKKLCKYSKCDKALAQGNCLTQHQRTDAGEKSFECDERDKSFHLSPCLSKHQRDHTGEKPHKCSDCEKTFSLGAQLLQHRRVHTGEKPYVCQKCGKAFSQSSCLSVHQRVHTGEKPYVCQECGKAFSQSSCLSVHRRIHTGEKPYVCAECGKAFSQKANLMQHERSEEHPTRSWGCEFEPHVRCRGY, from the exons ATGGACTTCACCTTGGAGGACTGGGAGCAGCTGGGGCTGGACCAGGGGGACCTGTTCTGGGACACGGCGCTGGACAACTACCAGAACCTTTTCCTGCTGA ACCCCTGCAAACCCAAACTGACCTCCTGTCCAGATGGTGGCGAAGAGCTGGAGGCCGTGGTCAGAGAAAACCCAGAATCAGAGGGCCTTG CTCCTTATGTTTCGCCGCGGGGAACGGGAGACACCTGCACTTACCCTCTCTCGGACATGGCCGAAGTCAAGAACTGCCCTCTGGCACGAGACTTCTTGGAGGAAGGACTCTCCCAGGAGATCATGGAGACTTTGTCCAAGGATGGCCTTGGGAACTCCAGTCTGGGGAAAGCCTATGTAGGTGAGAGTTGGTTAGACAGTTTGCTAGGAGATCCAGAAAGCCTTCTGAAGTCTGACGTTGTTACCAACAAGGGAAGTCCCACAGAATGCAGGAGTCGCGAACTCCAGAGAGACCTCGGTCCTGAGCCCCTCCTTTCCATGAGGGAGGATTCTGTGATGCGTGATCTTCCTGAAAAGAGCCCAGCTAAGTCTCAGGAACGTGAGAAAGACTTTGGCTGCGACTTAGACCAGAGCCAGCAGGATCCTGTCCAGGGAGGCGAGAAACTGTATAAATGTAGTGAATGTGGGGAGAGCTTCAGTCAGAGTTACCATCTCATCCAGCACTGGATTGTTCATACTAAAGAGAAACCGGCTGTGCACGAAGAGTATGAGGAAGGTTGCAGCCAGAGGTCTTGCCTCTTTGTGCCCCTGACAACTCACACAGACTACAAATCCTGTGCGCGTGACGAGGGCGGGAAAACCTGCACTCAGAGCACACACCTTCTGTGGCGTCAGAAAATTCACACTGGAGAAGAACCACGTAAGAATCAAGACAGTGACCCTCCGTCCAGTCTCCGCTTACAGCCTGCTGAGCAGCAGAAGCCCTGTGCAGGTGATGAGTCCTACAAAGGTAACGAGCCTGGCGAGGGTTTCAGCCAAACCTCTCACCTCACCCAGCATCAGAAGACCCACACTCAGAAGCGCTATGAATGTGCCAAATGCAAGGCGACCTTCAACTTCAGCAGATACCTCCTCCAACATCAAAAAACCCATGCTACGAAAACTACCTCTGAGCATCAGGAATGCGGGAAGGCCTTCGGGCAGGGCATGCTGCTCGCTGAACACCAGTCCATTCACGCCGGAGAAAAGCCTTACGAGTGTGATCAGTGTGGGAGGCCCTTCAGGAATATCTCGACCCTAAAGGTCCACCAGAGGGTTCACAGTGGAGAGAAGCCTTACAAATGCAACGAGTGTGGGAAGTCCTTCTACCGGAGCACTCACCTTAACGAACATCAGAGGATTCACACCGGCTACAGGCCCTACAAGTGTCATCAGTGCGTCAAGAGTTTCAGCCGGCCCTCCCACCTGATTCGACACCAGTCTGTTCACGCCACGGGCAAGTCCTACTGCTGCGCCAGATGCAAGAAAACCTTCAGCCATAATGAATACCTTGTTCAACACCAGAAAATGCATGCTATGGAGACCCTCCACGAGTGTCAGGAGTGTGGCGAGCGCTTCTTCTGCAGCTCGACCCTAGCGTGCCACCAGAGTGTTCACGCCAGAGAAAAACAAGCACTTGGCGAGAGCGGGAGTATCGTGAGTCAGGACTCAGAATGGAGAGAACATCCAGGGGTTGGCGAGAAGCACTTTAAGTGTAGCAAATGCGAGAAAACCTTCAGCTGCAGCAAATATCTGACTCAGCACGAGAGGGTTCACACCAGAGTGAAACCCTTTGAGTGTGACCagtgtggaaaagcctttagCAAAAGTACACAGCTCCTTCGACACCAGAACATCCACTCTCGAGTGAGGCCGTATGAATGCGGGGACTGCGGGAAGGCCTTCATCCGCAGCACTTCCCTCACCAAACATCAGGCCACCCACAAGAGTGAGCACCCCTTTACGTGTAATGAATGTGGAAAGACCTTCAGCCAAAGTGCACACCTCTCAGAACATCAGTTAACTCACACTGAGGAGAAGAAACTCTGTAAATATAGCAAGTGTGACAAAGCCCTTGCCCAAGGTAACTGCCTTACTCAGCATCAGAGAACTGACGCTGGAGAGAAGTCCTTTGAGTGTGATGAACGCGACAAATCATTCCATTTGAGTCCGTGCCTTTCTAAGCATCAGAGAGATCACACAGGTGAGAAACCCCACAAATGCAGTGACTGTGAGAAAACCTTCAGCCTGGGTGCTCAACTTCTTCAACACCggagagttcacactggagaaaagccTTATGTTTGTCAGAaatgtgggaaagctttcagcCAGAGCTCATGCCTTTCTGTTCACCAGcgagttcacactggagaaaagccTTATGTTTGtcaggaatgtgggaaagccttcagccaGAGCTCGTGCCTTTCTGTTCACCGGAGGATTCACACCGGGGAGAAGCCTTACGTGTGTGccgaatgtgggaaagccttttcCCAGAAAGCAAATCTGATGCAGCATGAGAGA tcggaagagcatccgactcgatcttggggttgtgagtttgagccccatgttaggtgtaggggttactaa